A region of the Gammaproteobacteria bacterium genome:
CTGGTACGCGGCCTGGGGTGCGTCCGCCGTCACCAGCCGCTCTGCCCGAAAAGTCTGAAACTTGACCGCGTCCGCGCCGGCCTGCACAGCCGCATCCACCAACGCGTAGGCCAGGTCCAAACGCCCATTGTGGTTGACGCCCGCCTCGGCAATGATGAAGGTCGGCTGCCCTTCCCCCACCAGGCGACCATCAAGTGACAACACGTGCATATTCATAAGACCACGCTTTTTCAAAAGCAAACACAGCCTTGGACTTTTCCATCTCCCAAGTAGATGGGAAGACAAGCGACATGCGGCAGGACAGCACTTCACTTCCTCGTAGACGACTCTGATATCATTGTCTATTCTGACTACCAAGGATGGCATTGTCAGCTAATATCTATTATGTAACCCCTGCGTAAGACCCTCTTACCGATGTCCAGGACCACCTATACGGCCAATATCAGGGGGTGAGCTCCTAGTACCATGATAATGTGAGTGCTGTCTTTTTATCCGTCGATGTACAGGACAGAGTGCCACACATCCAAACTGACAGAGAGTGAAACTATGTATCCTCATCAACATCGAATCAGTCAGCAGTACCGCCAAACCCAAGTCATGACAGCCGATCCGTTGCAGTTGGTGATCATGGCCTACGATTTGGCCATCGTGGGTTGCCAAGAGCGGAATCTACTAAAAGTAACAAGCGCACTGGACGCATTGAAGGATGCCCTTAACCATGAGGAAGGTGGTCAAGTCGCTGCGAATCTTCTAAGTCTGTACTTGTATTTGGCAGATGAGGCGCGCTCGGGGAATTTCGAGCAAGTGGGTGAATTTCTCAGGGAACTCCGCCAAACTTGGGCAACGGCTCGTCAGCAAATCATATTGCAACCCGAAGAGTCGCCCGTGTTGGAGATGGCTGCCTAACCATATGGGCCATCTCCTAACATCATACCGCTACTCTGGGAGATGTGGGGAAAGGAGTAATGATGAACAACATCGACGCCGCATTCAAAGGTGCAGCCGGCCTGACGAGGGACTACTATGAGGCGCTCGTTGCTGCATCGCTTGCCCCACAAAAATTGGCCATTACTCGGGCAAAACAACGCCAAGACGAACTTGAAGTGAAAGCTGCCGTCTATGACGACTTGG
Encoded here:
- a CDS encoding flagellar protein FliS; the protein is MYRTECHTSKLTESETMYPHQHRISQQYRQTQVMTADPLQLVIMAYDLAIVGCQERNLLKVTSALDALKDALNHEEGGQVAANLLSLYLYLADEARSGNFEQVGEFLRELRQTWATARQQIILQPEESPVLEMAA